The proteins below come from a single Phocoena sinus isolate mPhoSin1 chromosome 2, mPhoSin1.pri, whole genome shotgun sequence genomic window:
- the ANKRD16 gene encoding ankyrin repeat domain-containing protein 16 isoform X3: MAAPADPRRLCRLVQEGRLCALQEELRAAGGAGCAGPARDTLLHCAARHGRREILAYLVEAWDLDIEAANRDYKRPLHEAASMGHRDCVRYLLGRGAAVDCLKKADWTPLMMACTRKNLEVVQDLVEHGANPLLKNKDGWNSFHIASREGDPLILQYLLAVCPAAWKTESKIGRTPLHTAAMHGCSEAVEVLLQRCQYEPDCRDKCGLTPFMDAIQCGHIDVARLLLEKHKACVSAEDSLGAQAIHRAAVTGQNEAVQFLVSELGINVDVRAASTRLTALHYAAKEGHISTIQTLLSLGADINAKDERNRSDAVKWASSQCFLPSLSCTPRFGGGFPRDEASVSWLYDCTPHDRNLSIISDSLFLPFQWSQMMLMKSVSGILREA, encoded by the exons ATGGCAGCGCCCGCGGACCCAAGGCGGCTGTGCCGGCTGGTGCAGGAAGGCCGGCTGTGTGCCCTGCAGGAGGAGCTGCGGGCTGCGGGAGGCGCCGGCTGCGCGGGGCCGGCCAGGGACACCCTCCTGCATTGCGCCGCGCGCCACGGCCGCCGGGAAATCCTGGCCTATCTGGTCGAGGCCTGGGACCTGGACATCGAGGCCGCCAACCGAGACTACAAGCGGCCTCTGCACGAGGCTGCCTCCATGGGCCACCGGGACTGCGTGCGGTATCTGCTGGGCCGAGGGGCCGCGGTCGACTGCCTGAAGAAGGCCGACTG GACTCCTCTGATGATGGCTTGCACAAGGAAGAATCTTGAGGTGGTCCAGGACCTCGTGGAGCATGGCGCCAATCCACTGCTGAAGAACAAAGATGGCTGGAACAGTTTCCACATTGCCAGCCGAGAAGGCGACCCTCTGATCCTCCAGTACCTGCTCGCTGTTTGCCCAGCTGCCTGGAAGACAGAGAGCAAGATTGGGAGAACCCCACTGCACACGGCAG CAATGCATGGCTGTTCAGAGGCAGTAGAGGTGCTTCTTCAGAG GTGCCAGTATGAACCGGACTGCAGAGACAAGTGTGGCCTCACACCCTTCATGGACGCCATCCAGTGTGGACACATCGACGTAGCCAGGCTGCTCCTCGAAAAACACAAG GCTTGCGTTTCTGCTGAGGACTCCCTGGGGGCCCAGGCCATCCACCGGGCAGCAGTCACTGGGCAGAATGAGGCCGTCCAATTCTTGGTCTCTGAGCTTGGCATCAACGTAGATGTGAGAGCAGCCTCCACCCGCCTCACAGCACTTCACTACGCAGCTAAG GAAGGACACATAAGCACAATCCAGACACTCTTGTCCTTGGGTGCCGACATCAACGCCAAGGACGAAAGAAATCGATCAG ATGCAGTGAAATGGGCGAGTAGCCAGTGTTTtctgccctccctctcctgcaCTCCCCGCTTTGGTGGCGGCTTCCCCAGGGATGAGGCGTCTGTCTCCTGGCTGTATGATTGCACACCACACGACCGGAATCTTTCCATAATCTCTGATTCACTTTTTCTGCCCTTCCAGTGGAGTCAGATGATGTTGATGAAGTCGGTGTCTGGAATCCTTAGAGAAGCATGA
- the ANKRD16 gene encoding ankyrin repeat domain-containing protein 16 isoform X4: protein MAAPADPRRLCRLVQEGRLCALQEELRAAGGAGCAGPARDTLLHCAARHGRREILAYLVEAWDLDIEAANRDYKRPLHEAASMGHRDCVRYLLGRGAAVDCLKKADWTPLMMACTRKNLEVVQDLVEHGANPLLKNKDGWNSFHIASREGDPLILQYLLAVCPAAWKTESKIGRTPLHTAAMHGCSEAVEVLLQRCQYEPDCRDKCGLTPFMDAIQCGHIDVARLLLEKHKACVSAEDSLGAQAIHRAAVTGQNEAVQFLVSELGINVDVRAASTRLTALHYAAKEGHISTIQTLLSLGADINAKDERNRSAAVNRFLLLQRCLHVPAFGSEDGLLRASLLAGGTERPVWGCPSPLNTHVKQLFLRSDCTQEARPVWSAPSLR from the exons ATGGCAGCGCCCGCGGACCCAAGGCGGCTGTGCCGGCTGGTGCAGGAAGGCCGGCTGTGTGCCCTGCAGGAGGAGCTGCGGGCTGCGGGAGGCGCCGGCTGCGCGGGGCCGGCCAGGGACACCCTCCTGCATTGCGCCGCGCGCCACGGCCGCCGGGAAATCCTGGCCTATCTGGTCGAGGCCTGGGACCTGGACATCGAGGCCGCCAACCGAGACTACAAGCGGCCTCTGCACGAGGCTGCCTCCATGGGCCACCGGGACTGCGTGCGGTATCTGCTGGGCCGAGGGGCCGCGGTCGACTGCCTGAAGAAGGCCGACTG GACTCCTCTGATGATGGCTTGCACAAGGAAGAATCTTGAGGTGGTCCAGGACCTCGTGGAGCATGGCGCCAATCCACTGCTGAAGAACAAAGATGGCTGGAACAGTTTCCACATTGCCAGCCGAGAAGGCGACCCTCTGATCCTCCAGTACCTGCTCGCTGTTTGCCCAGCTGCCTGGAAGACAGAGAGCAAGATTGGGAGAACCCCACTGCACACGGCAG CAATGCATGGCTGTTCAGAGGCAGTAGAGGTGCTTCTTCAGAG GTGCCAGTATGAACCGGACTGCAGAGACAAGTGTGGCCTCACACCCTTCATGGACGCCATCCAGTGTGGACACATCGACGTAGCCAGGCTGCTCCTCGAAAAACACAAG GCTTGCGTTTCTGCTGAGGACTCCCTGGGGGCCCAGGCCATCCACCGGGCAGCAGTCACTGGGCAGAATGAGGCCGTCCAATTCTTGGTCTCTGAGCTTGGCATCAACGTAGATGTGAGAGCAGCCTCCACCCGCCTCACAGCACTTCACTACGCAGCTAAG GAAGGACACATAAGCACAATCCAGACACTCTTGTCCTTGGGTGCCGACATCAACGCCAAGGACGAAAGAAATCGATCAG CTGCAGTTAACCGTTTCCTGTTGCTCCAGAGATGTCTTCATGTCCCTGCCTTTGGGTCTGAGGATGGCCTGTTACGTGCATCCCTACTTGCAGGTGGGACAGAAAGACCGGTCTGGGGCTGCCCTTCTCCCCTTAACACACACGTGAA
- the ANKRD16 gene encoding ankyrin repeat domain-containing protein 16 isoform X5 codes for MAAPADPRRLCRLVQEGRLCALQEELRAAGGAGCAGPARDTLLHCAARHGRREILAYLVEAWDLDIEAANRDYKRPLHEAASMGHRDCVRYLLGRGAAVDCLKKADWTPLMMACTRKNLEVVQDLVEHGANPLLKNKDGWNSFHIASREGDPLILQYLLAVCPAAWKTESKIGRTPLHTAAMHGCSEAVEVLLQRCQYEPDCRDKCGLTPFMDAIQCGHIDVARLLLEKHKACVSAEDSLGAQAIHRAAVTGQNEAVQFLVSELGINVDVRAASTRLTALHYAAKEGHISTIQTLLSLGADINAKDERNRSALHLACTGQHAACVKFLLCSGLGDSLDVTGALAQQLTRSPDVLQCFNHSANS; via the exons ATGGCAGCGCCCGCGGACCCAAGGCGGCTGTGCCGGCTGGTGCAGGAAGGCCGGCTGTGTGCCCTGCAGGAGGAGCTGCGGGCTGCGGGAGGCGCCGGCTGCGCGGGGCCGGCCAGGGACACCCTCCTGCATTGCGCCGCGCGCCACGGCCGCCGGGAAATCCTGGCCTATCTGGTCGAGGCCTGGGACCTGGACATCGAGGCCGCCAACCGAGACTACAAGCGGCCTCTGCACGAGGCTGCCTCCATGGGCCACCGGGACTGCGTGCGGTATCTGCTGGGCCGAGGGGCCGCGGTCGACTGCCTGAAGAAGGCCGACTG GACTCCTCTGATGATGGCTTGCACAAGGAAGAATCTTGAGGTGGTCCAGGACCTCGTGGAGCATGGCGCCAATCCACTGCTGAAGAACAAAGATGGCTGGAACAGTTTCCACATTGCCAGCCGAGAAGGCGACCCTCTGATCCTCCAGTACCTGCTCGCTGTTTGCCCAGCTGCCTGGAAGACAGAGAGCAAGATTGGGAGAACCCCACTGCACACGGCAG CAATGCATGGCTGTTCAGAGGCAGTAGAGGTGCTTCTTCAGAG GTGCCAGTATGAACCGGACTGCAGAGACAAGTGTGGCCTCACACCCTTCATGGACGCCATCCAGTGTGGACACATCGACGTAGCCAGGCTGCTCCTCGAAAAACACAAG GCTTGCGTTTCTGCTGAGGACTCCCTGGGGGCCCAGGCCATCCACCGGGCAGCAGTCACTGGGCAGAATGAGGCCGTCCAATTCTTGGTCTCTGAGCTTGGCATCAACGTAGATGTGAGAGCAGCCTCCACCCGCCTCACAGCACTTCACTACGCAGCTAAG GAAGGACACATAAGCACAATCCAGACACTCTTGTCCTTGGGTGCCGACATCAACGCCAAGGACGAAAGAAATCGATCAG ccctgcacCTGGCCTGCACGGGGCAGCACGCGGCCTGCGTCAAGTTCCTCCTGTGCTCTGGGCTCGGGGACTCTCTGGACGTGACGGGCGCCCTGGCTCAGCAGCTCACACGGAGTCCGGATGTCCTTCAGTGCTTCAACCACAGCGCCAACAGCTGA